Proteins from a genomic interval of Brucella melitensis bv. 1 str. 16M:
- a CDS encoding bifunctional riboflavin kinase/FAD synthetase, with amino-acid sequence MKKSSFQRLTGTEGLPPALHDCVVAIGNFDGVHRGHQAVLERALELAERESRPAVVLTFEPHPRSFFKQDQPVDRLTDAAEKAEILRLMGFDAVMEQPFTAEFSQRSAEDFVQHILVEKLRASRVVTGYDFHFGKGRRGTPEFLCEAGKKAGFSVTLVDAFTDEGGMLVSSTRIRNLLSEGEVAEAAGLLGYRYRICGEVIHGKKLGRTLGFPTANMALAPQTSLKHGIYAVRFRLDDAMLYDGVASFGRRPTVDDEGAPLLETFLFDFSGDLYGKTAAVSFFGFLRGEVKFDGLDPLIDQMKQDEAQARALLADVRPISGLDRMLSFN; translated from the coding sequence ATGAAGAAATCAAGCTTTCAGCGCCTCACCGGAACCGAGGGTTTGCCGCCAGCCCTGCATGATTGCGTGGTGGCAATCGGCAATTTCGACGGTGTGCATCGCGGCCACCAGGCTGTTCTGGAGCGGGCGCTTGAGCTTGCCGAGCGTGAGAGCCGGCCTGCGGTCGTGCTGACCTTCGAGCCGCATCCGCGCAGTTTCTTCAAGCAGGACCAGCCTGTCGATCGCCTGACCGATGCGGCGGAAAAGGCCGAAATCCTGCGCCTCATGGGCTTTGACGCCGTGATGGAACAGCCTTTTACGGCAGAGTTTTCGCAGCGTTCGGCGGAAGATTTCGTTCAGCATATTCTTGTTGAAAAGCTGCGTGCGAGCCGCGTCGTCACCGGTTACGACTTTCATTTCGGCAAGGGACGGCGCGGCACGCCGGAATTCCTGTGCGAGGCGGGGAAAAAGGCCGGGTTCAGTGTTACGCTGGTCGATGCCTTCACCGATGAGGGCGGGATGCTCGTTTCTTCAACGCGCATCCGCAATCTCTTGAGCGAGGGTGAAGTGGCTGAGGCTGCCGGACTTCTCGGCTATCGCTACCGCATATGCGGGGAGGTGATCCACGGCAAGAAGCTTGGCCGGACGCTTGGTTTTCCAACAGCCAATATGGCGCTTGCACCGCAGACAAGTCTCAAGCACGGCATTTATGCGGTTCGCTTCCGGTTGGATGACGCCATGCTTTATGACGGCGTGGCAAGTTTCGGGCGAAGACCCACAGTGGACGACGAAGGCGCGCCTCTTCTCGAAACCTTTCTCTTCGATTTTTCCGGCGACCTTTACGGAAAGACCGCAGCCGTTTCCTTCTTCGGTTTCCTGCGGGGCGAGGTGAAATTCGACGGCCTCGATCCGCTGATCGATCAGATGAAGCAGGATGAGGCGCAGGCGCGCGCGCTTCTCGCCGATGTCCGGCCTATCTCGGGGCTCGACCGGATGCTCTCCTTCAACTGA
- the ileS gene encoding isoleucine--tRNA ligase: MTDTTKIDYSKTLYLPQTEFPMRAGLPQREPLFVQRWEEMNLYKKLREQAKDRPLYVLHDGPPYANGNIHIGHALNKILKDVITRSFQMRGYNSNYVPGWDCHGLPIEWKIEEKYRAAGKNKDEVPINEFRKECREFASNWIRVQTEEFKRLAILGDFENPYTTMNFHAEARIAGELLKFAASGQLYRGSKPVMWSVVERTALAEAEVEYHDIESDMIWVKFPVAGEVATENDLSGSAVVIWTTTPWTIPGNRAVSYSSRIEYGLFEITEAENDFGPRPGERLVFADKLVEECCAKAKLQFKRLRSVSAEELGKIVLDHPLKGFGGGYEFVVPMLDGDHVTDDAGTGFVHTAPSHGREDFEAWMDNARQLEARGIDPNIPFPVGDDGFYTKDAPGFGPDREGGPARVIDDNGKKGDANKVVIEQLIAADKLFARGRLKHSYPHSWRSKKPVIFRNTPQWFVYMDKNLGDGTTLRSRALKVIDETRFVPTAGQTRLRSMIEGRPDWVLSRQRAWGVPICVFVDEEGNILQDDAVNKRIMDAFEKEGADAWFADGARERFLGARAGEGWTQVRDILDVWFDSGSTHTFTLEDRPDLKWPADVYLEGSDQHRGWFHSSLLESCGTRGRAPYNAVVTHGFTMDEHGKKMSKSLGNTVTPQDVIKESGADILRLWVMTTDYWEDQRLGKSIIQTNIDAYRKLRNTIRWMLGTLAHDEGENVAYADLPELERLMLHRLTELDELVRSGYDTFDFKRIARALVDFMNVELSAFYFDIRKDALYCDAPSSIRRKAALQTVREIFVRLTTWLAPMLPFTMEEAWLDRYPQSVSIHAEQFRPTPAEWRDDVLAEKWRKVRAVRRVVTGALELERADKRIGSSLEAAPVVYIADKSLSDSLEGLDFAEICITSGISVSDAAAPEGAFTLGDVKGVAVVPERAKGEKCARSWRYTTDVGADPEFPEVSARDAAALRELQALGKL; encoded by the coding sequence ATGACCGATACGACGAAAATCGATTATTCCAAAACTCTTTATCTGCCGCAGACGGAGTTTCCGATGCGCGCGGGCCTGCCGCAGCGCGAGCCGCTTTTTGTCCAGCGCTGGGAGGAAATGAACCTCTATAAAAAGCTGCGCGAACAGGCCAAGGACCGCCCGCTCTATGTGCTCCATGATGGCCCGCCCTATGCCAACGGCAATATCCATATCGGCCATGCGCTGAACAAGATTCTGAAAGACGTCATCACGCGCTCGTTCCAGATGCGCGGCTACAATTCAAACTATGTTCCGGGCTGGGATTGCCACGGCCTGCCGATTGAATGGAAGATCGAGGAAAAATATCGCGCCGCAGGCAAAAACAAGGACGAAGTGCCGATCAACGAATTCCGCAAGGAATGTCGTGAATTCGCTTCCAACTGGATCAGGGTCCAGACCGAGGAATTCAAGCGCCTTGCGATCCTCGGCGACTTCGAGAACCCCTACACCACGATGAATTTCCATGCGGAAGCGCGGATTGCGGGCGAGCTTTTGAAATTCGCAGCCTCCGGCCAGCTTTATCGCGGCTCGAAGCCCGTTATGTGGTCGGTCGTGGAGCGCACGGCTCTGGCCGAGGCGGAAGTCGAATATCATGATATCGAATCCGATATGATCTGGGTAAAATTCCCCGTTGCCGGGGAAGTCGCGACTGAAAATGATCTGTCCGGCAGCGCCGTCGTCATCTGGACCACGACGCCCTGGACCATTCCGGGCAATCGCGCCGTTTCCTATTCGTCGCGCATCGAGTACGGCCTTTTTGAGATCACGGAAGCCGAAAATGATTTCGGTCCGCGCCCCGGTGAAAGGCTGGTCTTCGCCGATAAGCTGGTGGAAGAATGTTGCGCCAAGGCCAAGCTCCAGTTCAAGCGTCTGCGCAGTGTTTCAGCAGAAGAACTGGGCAAGATCGTCCTCGATCACCCGCTGAAGGGCTTCGGCGGCGGCTACGAATTCGTTGTGCCGATGCTCGACGGCGATCATGTCACCGACGATGCCGGTACGGGTTTCGTGCACACGGCTCCAAGCCATGGCCGTGAAGACTTTGAAGCATGGATGGATAATGCCCGCCAACTGGAAGCGCGCGGCATTGATCCGAATATCCCGTTCCCGGTCGGCGATGACGGCTTTTATACCAAGGATGCGCCGGGCTTCGGCCCCGACCGCGAAGGCGGGCCAGCCCGTGTCATTGACGATAACGGCAAGAAGGGTGACGCCAACAAGGTCGTCATCGAACAGCTTATCGCGGCCGATAAACTTTTCGCGCGTGGGCGGCTCAAGCATTCCTATCCGCATTCCTGGCGCTCCAAGAAGCCGGTTATTTTCCGCAATACGCCACAATGGTTCGTCTATATGGACAAGAACCTTGGCGATGGCACCACGCTGCGTTCACGCGCGCTGAAGGTCATTGACGAAACGCGCTTCGTGCCCACAGCCGGCCAGACGCGTCTGCGTTCGATGATTGAAGGCCGCCCGGACTGGGTTCTGTCACGCCAGCGTGCCTGGGGCGTGCCGATCTGCGTTTTCGTGGATGAGGAAGGCAATATTCTTCAGGACGATGCCGTCAACAAGCGCATCATGGATGCCTTCGAGAAGGAAGGTGCCGATGCATGGTTTGCCGATGGCGCGCGCGAACGTTTCCTTGGCGCCCGCGCCGGTGAGGGATGGACGCAGGTGCGCGATATTCTCGACGTGTGGTTCGATTCCGGTTCCACCCACACGTTTACGCTGGAAGACCGCCCGGACCTGAAATGGCCCGCCGATGTCTATCTGGAAGGTTCCGACCAGCATCGCGGCTGGTTCCATTCCTCGCTTCTGGAAAGCTGCGGCACGCGCGGCCGTGCGCCCTATAATGCTGTTGTAACCCATGGTTTCACCATGGACGAACACGGCAAGAAAATGTCGAAGTCGCTCGGAAACACGGTGACGCCGCAAGATGTCATCAAGGAATCGGGCGCGGATATCCTGCGTCTGTGGGTAATGACGACCGATTACTGGGAAGATCAGCGCCTCGGCAAGAGCATCATCCAGACCAATATCGACGCCTATCGCAAGCTGCGCAACACGATCCGCTGGATGCTGGGCACACTCGCCCATGATGAAGGTGAAAACGTCGCTTATGCCGATCTGCCGGAACTGGAACGGCTGATGCTGCACCGCCTGACCGAGTTGGATGAGCTAGTGCGCTCCGGCTATGATACCTTCGATTTCAAGCGCATCGCGCGCGCGCTGGTCGATTTCATGAATGTCGAGCTTTCGGCTTTCTATTTCGATATCCGCAAGGATGCGCTCTATTGCGACGCCCCGTCGAGCATTCGCCGCAAGGCGGCGCTTCAGACCGTGCGTGAAATCTTCGTTCGCCTGACCACATGGCTTGCGCCGATGCTGCCTTTCACCATGGAAGAAGCATGGCTTGACCGCTATCCGCAGTCGGTCTCCATTCATGCTGAACAGTTCCGCCCGACGCCTGCCGAATGGCGCGACGATGTGCTGGCGGAAAAATGGCGCAAGGTGCGCGCGGTTCGCCGCGTTGTTACCGGCGCGCTGGAGCTGGAGCGTGCCGACAAGCGCATCGGTTCGTCACTGGAAGCAGCACCTGTGGTCTATATTGCGGACAAGAGCCTCAGTGATTCTCTCGAAGGGCTGGATTTTGCCGAAATCTGCATTACCAGCGGTATTTCCGTCAGCGATGCGGCAGCACCCGAAGGCGCATTCACGCTCGGTGATGTGAAGGGGGTGGCTGTCGTGCCCGAACGCGCGAAGGGTGAAAAATGCGCCCGTTCGTGGCGATACACGACGGATGTGGGCGCGGACCCGGAATTCCCGGAGGTTTCGGCCCGCGATGCCGCCGCGCTTCGCGAATTGCAGGCACTGGGCAAGCTTTAG
- a CDS encoding TIGR01459 family HAD-type hydrolase encodes MILPERLDDLTDRYDAIFCDVWGVVHNGETSFAPAIAALQRARAKGVTIILVTNSPRPHPGVVAQMSLLGVPEDAYDRVVTSGDVTRDLIAEGPRRIFHIGCERELAIYDGLDVELVEEFEAVGVVCTGLYDDEVETPEDYRELLQRLRSRNLPFICANPDIMVERGPRLIWCAGALAREYGQLGGRTLIAGKPHRPIYEAALRVVESIRGGSVDKSRILGIGDGVLTDVKGAADFGLDVLYISGGVHAADYAVNGDLDMAKMEAFLEKHGHRPIASLHALV; translated from the coding sequence ATGATACTGCCCGAGCGCCTCGACGATCTGACGGACCGATATGATGCGATCTTTTGCGACGTCTGGGGCGTTGTACACAACGGCGAAACGTCCTTTGCGCCGGCCATCGCCGCCTTGCAGCGCGCTCGCGCCAAGGGTGTGACAATCATTCTCGTGACCAATTCTCCACGCCCGCATCCGGGCGTTGTCGCGCAGATGTCGCTTCTGGGTGTGCCCGAAGATGCCTATGACCGTGTTGTCACTTCCGGTGATGTTACGCGCGATCTTATCGCCGAAGGGCCGCGCCGGATTTTCCACATCGGCTGCGAGCGCGAGCTTGCCATTTATGATGGGCTTGACGTGGAGCTGGTCGAGGAATTTGAGGCGGTAGGCGTGGTTTGTACCGGGCTTTATGACGATGAAGTCGAAACGCCAGAAGACTACAGGGAATTGCTCCAGCGTCTGCGCTCGCGCAACCTGCCTTTCATTTGCGCCAATCCTGATATCATGGTGGAACGCGGGCCTCGCCTCATCTGGTGCGCGGGCGCGCTTGCACGCGAATACGGCCAGCTTGGAGGGCGCACCCTGATTGCAGGCAAGCCCCATCGCCCGATCTATGAGGCGGCGCTTCGCGTGGTGGAAAGCATTCGCGGTGGAAGCGTGGACAAGAGCCGCATTCTTGGCATTGGCGACGGCGTTTTGACCGATGTGAAAGGGGCTGCGGATTTTGGCCTCGATGTGCTTTATATTTCGGGCGGCGTTCATGCCGCCGATTATGCGGTGAACGGGGATCTCGATATGGCGAAGATGGAGGCTTTTCTGGAAAAGCATGGCCATCGCCCCATTGCTTCTCTACATGCGCTTGTCTGA
- the groES gene encoding co-chaperone GroES, whose amino-acid sequence MADIKFRPLHDRVVVRRVESEAKTAGGIIIPDTAKEKPQEGEVVAAGAGARDEAGKLVPLDVKAGDRVLFGKWSGTEVKIGGEDLLIMKESDILGIVG is encoded by the coding sequence ATGGCTGATATCAAGTTCCGCCCGCTTCATGACCGCGTCGTCGTTCGCCGCGTCGAATCGGAAGCCAAGACTGCCGGCGGCATCATCATCCCTGACACTGCCAAGGAAAAGCCGCAGGAAGGCGAAGTCGTTGCAGCCGGTGCTGGCGCTCGTGACGAAGCTGGCAAGCTGGTTCCGCTGGATGTCAAGGCTGGCGACCGCGTTCTGTTCGGCAAGTGGTCGGGCACCGAAGTCAAGATCGGCGGCGAAGACCTGCTGATCATGAAGGAATCCGACATTCTGGGTATTGTCGGCTAA
- the groL gene encoding chaperonin GroEL (60 kDa chaperone family; promotes refolding of misfolded polypeptides especially under stressful conditions; forms two stacked rings of heptamers to form a barrel-shaped 14mer; ends can be capped by GroES; misfolded proteins enter the barrel where they are refolded when GroES binds) codes for MAAKDVKFGRTAREKMLRGVDILADAVKVTLGPKGRNVVIEKSFGAPRITKDGVSVAKEVELEDKFENMGAQMLREVASKTNDTAGDGTTTATVLGQAIVQEGAKAVAAGMNPMDLKRGIDLAVNEVVAELLKKAKKINTSEEVAQVGTISANGEAEIGKMIAEAMQKVGNEGVITVEEAKTAETELEVVEGMQFDRGYLSPYFVTNPEKMVADLEDAYILLHEKKLSNLQALLPVLEAVVQTSKPLLIIAEDVEGEALATLVVNKLRGGLKIAAVKAPGFGDCRKAMLEDIAILTGGQVISEDLGIKLESVTLDMLGRAKKVSISKENTTIVDGAGQKAEIDARVGQIKQQIEETTSDYDREKLQERLAKLAGGVAVIRVGGATEVEVKEKKDRVDDALNATRAAVEEGIVAGGGTALLRASTKITAKGVNADQEAGINIVRRAIQAPARQITTNAGEEASVIVGKILENTSETFGYNTANGEYGDLISLGIVDPVKVVRTALQNAASVAGLLITTEAMIAELPKKDAAPAGMPGGMGGMGGMDF; via the coding sequence ATGGCTGCAAAAGACGTAAAATTCGGCCGCACTGCGCGCGAAAAGATGCTGCGCGGCGTCGATATCCTCGCTGACGCTGTTAAGGTCACGCTCGGCCCGAAGGGCCGCAATGTCGTTATCGAGAAGTCCTTCGGCGCTCCGCGCATCACCAAGGACGGCGTTTCGGTCGCCAAGGAAGTCGAACTGGAAGACAAGTTTGAAAACATGGGCGCACAGATGCTGCGCGAAGTGGCTTCCAAGACCAACGATACTGCCGGTGACGGCACCACGACCGCGACCGTTCTCGGTCAGGCCATCGTTCAGGAAGGCGCCAAGGCCGTTGCCGCTGGCATGAACCCGATGGACCTGAAGCGCGGCATCGACCTCGCTGTCAACGAAGTTGTGGCTGAGCTGCTGAAGAAGGCCAAAAAGATCAACACTTCGGAAGAAGTTGCCCAGGTTGGCACCATCTCTGCCAACGGCGAAGCCGAAATCGGCAAGATGATCGCCGAAGCGATGCAGAAGGTCGGCAACGAAGGCGTCATCACGGTTGAAGAAGCCAAGACCGCCGAAACCGAACTCGAAGTCGTCGAAGGCATGCAGTTCGACCGCGGCTACCTGTCGCCTTACTTCGTCACCAACCCTGAAAAGATGGTTGCTGACCTCGAAGACGCCTACATCCTTCTGCACGAAAAGAAGCTCTCGAACCTTCAGGCTCTCCTGCCGGTTCTCGAAGCTGTCGTCCAGACCTCCAAGCCGCTTCTCATCATTGCTGAAGACGTGGAAGGCGAAGCTCTTGCAACGCTCGTCGTCAACAAGCTGCGCGGCGGGCTGAAGATTGCTGCCGTCAAGGCTCCGGGCTTCGGCGATTGCCGCAAGGCCATGCTCGAAGACATCGCGATCCTCACTGGCGGTCAGGTCATCTCCGAAGACCTCGGCATCAAGCTTGAAAGCGTTACGCTCGACATGCTGGGCCGCGCCAAGAAGGTTTCGATCTCCAAGGAAAACACGACGATCGTTGACGGTGCAGGCCAGAAGGCCGAAATCGACGCTCGCGTTGGCCAGATCAAGCAGCAGATCGAAGAAACCACTTCGGACTACGACCGTGAAAAGCTTCAGGAACGTCTTGCCAAGCTCGCTGGCGGCGTTGCCGTGATCCGCGTCGGCGGTGCAACGGAAGTTGAAGTGAAGGAAAAGAAGGACCGCGTTGACGACGCCCTGAACGCAACCCGCGCTGCGGTTGAAGAAGGTATCGTTGCCGGCGGCGGCACCGCCCTGCTCCGCGCTTCGACCAAGATCACCGCAAAGGGTGTGAATGCCGACCAGGAAGCTGGCATCAACATCGTTCGTCGCGCGATCCAGGCTCCGGCCCGCCAGATCACGACCAATGCCGGTGAAGAAGCTTCGGTCATCGTTGGCAAGATCCTCGAAAACACGTCCGAAACCTTCGGCTACAACACGGCCAATGGCGAATATGGCGACCTGATCTCGCTCGGCATTGTTGACCCGGTCAAGGTTGTCCGCACGGCTCTGCAGAACGCAGCTTCGGTTGCCGGCCTGCTGATCACGACGGAAGCAATGATCGCCGAACTGCCGAAGAAGGACGCAGCTCCGGCTGGCATGCCTGGC